The DNA region GCACCCACCGAAGAGATTCCCACCGGCCCGCTGATCCTCAACTTGTGGATTCCGCTCCAATTTGACCCCCAGGGCGATTCCCCTGCCGGAAAACTGCTCGCTGCGCGCCTGGATGAATTCACCACCCGCCGTTCCGGGGTTATCATCGAAACGCGCATCAAAGATGTAGAAGGCCCCGGGGGCATCGCCGATACCCTGCGCAGCGCAAATGCCGCCGCGCCCCTGGCGCTGCCCGATCTTGTGGCGTTGCCCTACGCCACGCTGCAAAGCACCGCCGCCGAGGGTTTACTGCACCCCTTTGATGGCCTGACAGCGGTGATGGACGACCCCGATTGGTATGAATACGCCCGTCAGTTCTCACATATTCAGAACAACGTCTTTGGCATCCCTTTTGCCGGTGATGCCCTGCTGATGGTCTATCGGCCTGAAATCATCGAGTCGCCGCCCGCCAATTGGGCGGCCCTGGCCGAGCTTGGCAAACCGCTCGCTTTTGCAGCAGCAGCCCCCAACGCGCTCTTCCCACTCACGCTCTACCGCGCTTCGGGCGGATTGGTAATTGATGAGGAGGCGCATCCCGTATTGGAAGTAACGCCCCTTAGCGAAGTACTCAATTTTTTCTCACAGGGCAGTCGCAGCGGGTATTTTCCCTTCTCGCTAACCCAATTTGAAACCCA from Chloroflexota bacterium includes:
- a CDS encoding extracellular solute-binding protein, which translates into the protein APTEEIPTGPLILNLWIPLQFDPQGDSPAGKLLAARLDEFTTRRSGVIIETRIKDVEGPGGIADTLRSANAAAPLALPDLVALPYATLQSTAAEGLLHPFDGLTAVMDDPDWYEYARQFSHIQNNVFGIPFAGDALLMVYRPEIIESPPANWAALAELGKPLAFAAAAPNALFPLTLYRASGGLVIDEEAHPVLEVTPLSEVLNFFSQGSRSGYFPFSLTQFETQEQLWSAYQEGQADMVITWASRYLQAPLEDSTLAGIPTANSIPYSTGTGWAWALTSTDPQRQELAAELAEFLTTAGFLAEWDAAAGYLPPRPSALTTWEDNPQRNLLIQVSQSAQLVPTNEILGALSPALSSSTISVLKDQADPDTAAQSAVDMLVVP